In the genome of Leptotrichia sp. HSP-536, the window TTCCCAATCCACATATAAATTTTGTTCCCCCAGCTTCAACTGCTGCAATAATTGCCATAATTTCACTTCCCTTTTCTTTAAAATTTTATTTGTTTTTTATTTTATAAACTTTTTAAATCTAATAATAAACAATTTTTATATATTTTTCAACACATTGTCATTATCCTTGTAAAATTCCAGTATTTCATCTTGTGTTGCAGTAGCAGTTCCTATTTTTGCCACTACAATTCCAGATGCCATATTTGCAATTACCCCAGCCTCATACAAATCAGCTCCAGCACATATCGAAAGTAAAAATGTCGATATGAAGGTGTCTCCAGCCCCTGTAACATCATAAACTTCCCTTGCCACAGTCGGTATCCTCTTATGTTTTGTCTTAAATAACGAAACCCCTTCTTCACTTCTAGTAAGCACAACACTATCTAATTTAAGTTCATCCTTTAACTGAGCCATTTTTTCAGCAATTTCTTCCTCACTCGTAAATTTTTTCATTCCAAAATAATCCAGAAGCTCTTTTCTATTTGGAGTCATCGAAGTTGCCCCAACATAATTTTTAAAATTATGCGGTTTTGGATCAACCATTACTTTTTTGTTATGTTTTTTTGCTACTTCTATAATTTTTTCTGATAAATGTTTTGTAAGCAAGCCTTTATTATAATCAGATAACAATATTGCGTCAATATTTTCAATATTTTTTTCAATATTTTTCAAGAGTTTATTTTGAATATCTTCTGAAATATCAGTATCTTTTTCCCAGTCTAATCTAAGCAACTGCTGTCCTTGTGATAAAACTCTGCTCTTAATAATTGTTGGACGCGTTTCATCCTTTACAATTCCATTAGAATCAATATTTTTTTCTTCAAGTTCCTTTATAAATTTTTCACCATTCGCATCATCTCCAATGACACCGTAAACAAAAACTTTCCCTTTAAGTGACGTTAAATTATTTGCCACATTTGAAGCTCCTCCAAGTACAAATCTTTCCTTTTCAATATTTACGATAGGAACTGGTGCTTCAGGAGAAATTCTATTAACTTTTCCTATTAGATACTCATCCAGCATCATATCACCAACAACAGCAATTCTCACATTATTAAATTTTTTTATTATTTTTTCAAGCCTCTGAATCGAAATCATCTTTTTCCTTTCCTTAATCCAAATTCATTAATTTACAATTTTAAATTGTATTTTTAATTTATCCTTTATTTAATATTATACTACATATTTTTAAAATTTCCACTATAATTTGTAAAATTTTTCATTTGAATTATGCTTGAATTTTTCTAAAATCGAAATAATTTTTTTTATTAAATTTTCTCCTGAATAACAGCTTCAATTTCAATATAAATATCCCGCAATTCTCTATTAGTCCTTCTATATTTAAAAAGCGGACCAACTATTGGAATTTTCGATAATACTGGAACTCTTCTTATCGTTTCCTTGCTCACATCCTGCTTTAATCCTCCAATAAATGTCGAGCCACCGTTATTCAACGTAATTGTTGTTTTAGTCTGATTCTTCTGTTTAGCTCCAGAAGACGCATTATAGCTTGAAGTCAGCTTAAAATTACTTATTTCTGTATCTATTTTTAATAAAATTTTCTTTATGCCGTTAATTTTTCTAATTTCAGGATTAATTTTAAAGACTATTCCCGCTTCAGAAAAAATCGGCTCTACATATTCAGTATCTTTTTTCGTAGTCTTCTTTTCTCCAACCAAAACTTCTTCTGTAACTTTTAATTCACCTTCTTCATTTTCCATAATCATAAGTGTCGGCATAGCCTCAATCCGTATATCACCATTTTCTTTCAATAAATTAAAATCTATTCCCAAAAATTTTCCACCAGTTGAAAAAATAGATGCAATGGAAACTTCTCCATTCAAAAATTTTGCCACTAGATTATCTTTAGTCGCATTCGCATTATCGCTATTTATGCTCCAGTCAATTCCAAGCCGCTCAAACAGGTTTGAGCTTGTATCAATTATAGTTCCCTTTATTATAACTTGTTCCTTTTCCTTATCCAGCGACTTTATAATCCTTCTCATTTCCTCAATTTTACTTTCATCTCCATTAAAAATAACTTTATTATCAATTCCAATCACTTCAAATCCAAAAAAACCATTCAATTTTTCAGTAATATCTTTTGAATTTCTGTATTCCAAATCAATTTCTCCAGTTCTTTTCTTTTCCTTGACAGGCTGAACCTGATTCTGTACTTGATTTTTATTGTTGTTACTTGTACTTTCATTATTTTTTGATATATTTGCTGAATTTTTATTTTTATTTGAATTTTTATTATTCTGATTATTATTTGAACTTTTATTGCTATTTTCCTTCTTTTCTGTCTGGACCTTCTTTGGAACTTCATAAATAAATATTTTCTTCGCATTTTCTACATCAGTTTTATTCACATAATCAGATGTTTTAGCTCCAAAACTATTATTTCCAACAATATAAAAAATCAAAAATAAAACCGTAAACAATTTAAAATTTTTTCTTTTCCTTTCCATAAATCCCCCCTTCAATTATCATAACCGCTAAATTTCCACCTTAATTTTTTTATCCTCAATTTTTTCTATAAATCCTAATGAAATTTTAAACCCATCACTCGTCAGCTCCATAAACATTTTAGAAGTGTCAATATATCTTTTACTTTTATTCACAAAATATACAAATTTTCCAAAATCATTCAGGCTTCCGTACATTGTAAAATGAATATATTTAAGTCTGTAGCCGTTTCTCTCCCAGATATTTTCCGATTTTGAGATTTCCTTCATTTTTAGTCCGCTGTCGTGTGAAAAAACATAAATTATCTTTTTAAACTCAGATTCGCTTTTCATTGATAAAAATGATAATTTTTTCGTAAGAGCCGTTATCTCATTATATTCATTCATAATCCTGCTACGTTCTAAATTTTTTTGTTCCACTACATTCGCAATTTTACTTTCCAAATTTCTTTTATTTTCAATCAAAATTTTCCTATTATTTAAAACTTCCTTGTATTTTCCATATTTCTTATTAATATTTACCAACGCCAGTACAATTCCGACTGTAAAAATTAATAACTTCAAATTTAATTTAATCATTTTTCCTTATCCTAACTGCTTAAACTATTTTCCCTCCAAAATATTATATTCAAAAAGTGTTGCCGTATCACTATCCTTCAAATATCCCAGTTCCGAATTGGAATATTTTCTCAAGACATTATTTTCAAACTTTTCAAAATTATTAAAATTTTCCATTTCCCCTTGAACAACCCATTTTGCATTTTCGTAATTAATTTTCGTATAATCAATTCCATTTTTACTATTTTCAACTAAAAATTTTATAAACGAGTAATATTCACGCCTTTTCATCGCCATATCAATTTCACGAAGTACTGTAAGCTCTTTGGAATAATCTGGGATTTCTTCACCCTTTTTCTTCAAATAATCTTTTTCCAATGTTTTTATTTCCTTCTGAATTACTTCATTTTCCAACGTTTTCTTCTCCATTGGAATTGAGTTATATCCAAGAAAATATCCAATTGCGACAATACCTGCAATAACAACATCAGAAATTTTTATGTTTTTTAAGCTCTCCTTGTCAAAAACAGCATTCTGCTTTATAAAATCAGGATTATCTGAAAGTTCCATACCTGCAAATACCGTTTTTATATCATGTTCACTGTCTCCAACTACAATCATATCTCCAAAATCAAAATTTTCAATATCATCTACATCTTCAATTTTCAAATCAATCTTTTCAATTTCCGATATTTTCTCATCTTCAATCGAAATCCTGATACTGCTTTCTTCTCCCAGCTGCAAAATTTCCGTTCTGCTTTTTCTAAGAATATTTATATCGTTTTCTATTCCAAAATTCTTACTATTTCCTAATTCTTCATTTATATCAATCTCTTCAATTTCCCCAAAATTACGATTTACATTATTATATTTTACAGCTCCAATTTCCTGCACTTCTTCGACAATTTCTATTTCTTCTTGAAAATTCCCATTCTTATTTTCCAAAAGTTCATTTTTATTTTCAAATTCAAGTTCCTTATTTTGATTGATTTCAAAATTTCCATCTTTAAAATAATTATAAATCGCATCAAAATCTATCTTTATTTCAGTAAGTAAAAGCGAGTATTTTTTTGCATATTTTTTTAATTTTAAAATTTCTCTTTTATCCATTTCAATATCCAAAAATTTATTTTCCAAATGATTTATAACCATTTTTTTATTCACAAAATTAATTTTTTTCTTTAAAATTTCTGAAATATTTTTTGTTTTTTTAGATTCTTTTTCAAAATTTTCATCTGTTTTATCAAAATCCTTAAAATCATTAAACCAAAAATATGAAAAATGTAAAATTACCGCTATTTTTGTATTTTTTTCAATATTATTTTCTTCAACAAAACTTTCCAGAACTGATTCCAGCTCCTGATTTTCAAAAAAATATATTTCATCTTTAAAAAAAATATAAATCTTATTTTTACTTCGCACATATATTTTTATTTTCTCTTCCATCACTCCCCCTTTATTATTTTATCTATAAAAATTGCGATTCCAAAACTTTCATCTCAACTTCCAGCGGACTTACTCTCCTAAACTCAATCCTTTCCTGAAACAAAAT includes:
- the rfaE1 gene encoding D-glycero-beta-D-manno-heptose-7-phosphate kinase; the encoded protein is MISIQRLEKIIKKFNNVRIAVVGDMMLDEYLIGKVNRISPEAPVPIVNIEKERFVLGGASNVANNLTSLKGKVFVYGVIGDDANGEKFIKELEEKNIDSNGIVKDETRPTIIKSRVLSQGQQLLRLDWEKDTDISEDIQNKLLKNIEKNIENIDAILLSDYNKGLLTKHLSEKIIEVAKKHNKKVMVDPKPHNFKNYVGATSMTPNRKELLDYFGMKKFTSEEEIAEKMAQLKDELKLDSVVLTRSEEGVSLFKTKHKRIPTVAREVYDVTGAGDTFISTFLLSICAGADLYEAGVIANMASGIVVAKIGTATATQDEILEFYKDNDNVLKNI
- a CDS encoding type II secretion system protein GspD → MERKRKNFKLFTVLFLIFYIVGNNSFGAKTSDYVNKTDVENAKKIFIYEVPKKVQTEKKENSNKSSNNNQNNKNSNKNKNSANISKNNESTSNNNKNQVQNQVQPVKEKKRTGEIDLEYRNSKDITEKLNGFFGFEVIGIDNKVIFNGDESKIEEMRRIIKSLDKEKEQVIIKGTIIDTSSNLFERLGIDWSINSDNANATKDNLVAKFLNGEVSIASIFSTGGKFLGIDFNLLKENGDIRIEAMPTLMIMENEEGELKVTEEVLVGEKKTTKKDTEYVEPIFSEAGIVFKINPEIRKINGIKKILLKIDTEISNFKLTSSYNASSGAKQKNQTKTTITLNNGGSTFIGGLKQDVSKETIRRVPVLSKIPIVGPLFKYRRTNRELRDIYIEIEAVIQEKI